Proteins encoded in a region of the Armatimonadota bacterium genome:
- the hutU gene encoding urocanate hydratase, which translates to MAEPGRPAPTLPPFRSANEPGIGDGLGSRDTIEEVATKTVIRAPRGPELSCKGWLQEAALRMLMNNLDPEVAERPDDLVVYGGTGKAARNWECFEAIVRCLRDLENDETLLVQSGKPVGVFRTHADAPRVLIANSNLVGKWSDWEHFNELERKGLMMYGQMTAGSWIYIGSQGIVQGTFETFAACADRHFGGSLEGKLVVSGGMGGMGGAQPLAATMNGAAYLGIDVDPSRIEKRLKTGYCDKVAWSLDEALKMLDGRPNISVGLVGNCADVLPELVRRQIVPDVLTDQTSAHDPLNGYVPNGMTLSGAFELRQSDPDAYVRKSKQAMAVHVGAMLKLKELGAVTFDYGNNIRAFAQDAGCQDAFDIKGFVPEYIRPLFCEGKGPFRWAALSGDPEDIHKSDLAVLNLFPENGALSRWMSKAREKVHFQGLPARICWLGYGERVKAGLKLNDMVASGELSAPIVIGRDHLDCGSVASPNRETESMQDGTDAVSDWAFLNAMVNCSAGATWVSVHNGGGVGIGYSQHAGMVVVADGTPEAAKRLERVLTTDPGMGVIRHADAGYDDARTFARSHGVKVPMERS; encoded by the coding sequence ATGGCGGAGCCTGGACGCCCCGCCCCAACCCTTCCTCCGTTTCGGAGCGCGAACGAACCTGGGATCGGGGACGGGCTCGGGTCGAGGGATACAATCGAGGAAGTGGCTACAAAGACCGTGATCCGTGCACCGAGAGGCCCGGAACTGTCCTGCAAGGGCTGGCTTCAGGAAGCCGCGCTTCGGATGCTGATGAACAACCTGGATCCGGAGGTGGCCGAGAGGCCGGACGATCTCGTCGTCTACGGCGGGACGGGCAAAGCCGCCCGGAACTGGGAGTGCTTCGAGGCCATTGTCCGTTGCCTCCGGGACCTGGAGAACGACGAGACGCTGCTCGTGCAAAGCGGTAAGCCCGTCGGAGTCTTCCGCACCCATGCCGATGCGCCGCGGGTGTTGATCGCGAATTCCAACCTGGTCGGTAAGTGGTCGGACTGGGAGCACTTCAACGAACTGGAGCGCAAAGGCCTGATGATGTACGGCCAGATGACGGCCGGTTCCTGGATCTACATCGGTTCGCAAGGCATCGTCCAGGGCACGTTCGAAACGTTCGCGGCTTGCGCCGACCGCCACTTCGGAGGATCCCTGGAGGGCAAGCTTGTGGTCAGCGGCGGCATGGGGGGAATGGGCGGCGCCCAGCCTCTCGCAGCGACGATGAACGGTGCGGCGTACTTGGGGATCGACGTCGACCCCTCGCGGATCGAGAAGCGCCTCAAGACCGGATACTGCGACAAGGTCGCCTGGTCGCTCGACGAAGCTCTCAAGATGTTGGACGGTCGTCCGAACATCAGCGTCGGGCTCGTCGGCAACTGTGCGGACGTTCTTCCCGAACTCGTCAGAAGACAGATCGTTCCCGACGTCTTGACCGATCAAACGAGCGCCCACGATCCCTTGAACGGATATGTCCCGAACGGCATGACCCTGTCCGGCGCGTTCGAGCTGAGGCAGAGCGACCCGGACGCGTACGTCCGAAAGTCGAAGCAGGCCATGGCCGTCCATGTCGGGGCGATGCTCAAGCTCAAAGAGCTGGGTGCCGTGACGTTCGATTATGGGAACAACATCCGTGCTTTCGCCCAAGATGCCGGATGTCAGGACGCGTTCGACATCAAGGGTTTCGTCCCGGAATACATCCGGCCGCTGTTCTGCGAAGGGAAGGGCCCGTTCCGGTGGGCGGCACTTAGCGGCGACCCAGAGGACATCCATAAGAGCGACCTAGCAGTGCTAAACCTCTTCCCCGAAAACGGTGCCCTGAGTCGTTGGATGTCCAAAGCCAGGGAAAAGGTTCATTTTCAAGGTCTTCCGGCCCGGATCTGTTGGCTAGGCTATGGGGAAAGGGTCAAGGCCGGGCTCAAGTTAAACGACATGGTGGCGAGCGGGGAACTGTCCGCTCCGATCGTCATCGGGCGTGACCATTTGGACTGTGGATCGGTGGCGTCGCCGAACCGCGAGACGGAGTCCATGCAGGACGGCACCGACGCGGTTTCGGACTGGGCGTTCTTGAACGCGATGGTCAACTGCTCGGCCGGAGCGACGTGGGTGTCCGTGCACAACGGCGGTGGAGTCGGCATCGGCTATTCCCAGCACGCTGGGATGGTCGTCGTGGCGGACGGCACACCGGAGGCAGCGAAGCGGCTGGAGCGCGTGCTGACCACCGACCCTGGGATGGGCGTCATCCGTCACGCCGACGCGGGCTATGACGACGCGCGCACGTTCGCCCGATCGCACGGGGTCAAAGTGCCGATGGAAAGGTCTTAG